In one Nostoc sp. KVJ3 genomic region, the following are encoded:
- a CDS encoding DUF3598 family protein: MSNIREEMPVLFRHQGDWVGTYTLVDTTGKILDSYESHLTCQFPENGPHPYYQINRYKWSDGKREEYEFPGSYKDNKLWFDTDRIDGKAWEADDSVVILWFSYKTNPELSLYEMIYISPDNNNRARTWHWFKNNKIFQRTLIQEERLR; encoded by the coding sequence ATGTCAAATATTCGAGAAGAAATGCCCGTACTTTTCCGTCATCAGGGAGATTGGGTAGGAACTTATACATTAGTTGATACAACAGGAAAAATTCTTGACAGTTATGAGTCTCACTTAACCTGTCAATTTCCAGAAAATGGCCCTCATCCCTACTATCAAATCAATCGGTATAAGTGGTCTGATGGGAAACGAGAAGAATATGAATTTCCAGGAAGTTATAAAGATAATAAGTTGTGGTTTGATACCGATCGCATTGACGGAAAAGCCTGGGAAGCTGATGATTCTGTTGTTATTTTGTGGTTTAGTTACAAAACAAACCCAGAATTGAGCTTATATGAAATGATCTACATTAGTCCTGATAATAACAATCGTGCCCGGACTTGGCATTGGTTTAAGAACAATAAAATATTTCAACGCACCTTAATTCAAGAAGAACGGCTAAGATAG